One window of Mediterraneibacter gnavus ATCC 29149 genomic DNA carries:
- the dnaK gene encoding molecular chaperone DnaK, whose translation MGKIIGIDLGTTNSCVAVMEGGQPTVIANTEGARTTPSVVAFTKTGERLVGEPAKRQAVTNADKTISSIKREMGTDYKVAIDDKKYSPQEISAMILQKLKADAEGYLGEKVTEAVITVPAYFNDAQRQATKDAGKIAGLDVKRIINEPTAAALAYGLDNEKEQKIMVYDLGGGTFDVSIIEIGDGVIEVLSTAGNNRLGGDDFDQKITDYMLADFKAKEGVDLSTDKMALQRLKEAAEKAKKELSSATTTNINLPFITATAEGPKHFDMNLTRAKFDELTHDLVEKTAEPVTRALSDAGITAAELGQVLLVGGSTRIPAVQEEVKRLTGKEPSKSLNPDECVALGASVQGGKLAGDAGAGDILLLDVTPLSLSIETMGGVATRLIERNTTIPTKKSQIFSTAADNQTAVDINVVQGERQFARDNKSLGQFRLDGIPPAPRGIPQIEVTFDIDANGIVNVSAKDLGTGKEQHITITAGSNMSDADIDKAVKEAAEFEAQDKKRKEAIDTRNEADAMVFQTEKALKEVGDKLDAADKSSVEADVQALKDILAKSTPEDTSDAQVAEIKAAKDKLMESAQKLFTKMYEQAGAAGAGAAGGPTPEAGPAPEGFQGDDVVDGDYKEV comes from the coding sequence GGAGAACGTCTGGTAGGAGAGCCTGCAAAACGTCAGGCAGTTACCAATGCAGACAAGACAATCTCTTCTATCAAAAGAGAGATGGGTACAGATTATAAAGTAGCGATCGATGATAAAAAATATTCTCCACAGGAGATTTCTGCAATGATCCTTCAGAAACTGAAAGCAGACGCAGAAGGATATCTTGGAGAGAAAGTAACAGAAGCAGTTATTACAGTGCCGGCTTATTTCAACGATGCACAGCGTCAGGCAACAAAGGATGCAGGTAAGATCGCAGGTCTGGATGTAAAACGTATCATCAACGAGCCAACAGCAGCAGCACTTGCTTATGGACTTGACAACGAAAAAGAGCAGAAGATCATGGTATATGACCTTGGTGGTGGTACATTCGACGTTTCCATCATTGAGATCGGAGACGGAGTTATTGAAGTATTATCTACAGCAGGTAACAACAGACTTGGTGGAGATGACTTTGACCAGAAGATCACAGACTATATGCTGGCTGATTTCAAGGCAAAAGAAGGAGTAGACTTGTCAACAGACAAGATGGCTCTTCAGAGACTGAAAGAAGCAGCAGAGAAAGCGAAAAAAGAACTTTCTTCTGCAACAACAACAAACATCAACCTTCCGTTCATCACAGCAACAGCTGAAGGACCGAAGCATTTTGATATGAACCTGACAAGAGCAAAATTTGACGAGCTGACACATGATCTTGTTGAAAAAACAGCAGAGCCAGTAACACGTGCGCTTTCTGATGCAGGAATCACAGCAGCAGAATTAGGTCAGGTACTTCTTGTAGGTGGTTCTACACGTATTCCGGCAGTACAGGAAGAAGTAAAACGCCTCACAGGAAAAGAGCCTAGCAAATCCTTGAACCCGGATGAATGTGTTGCTTTAGGAGCATCTGTTCAGGGTGGTAAACTTGCAGGAGATGCAGGTGCAGGAGATATCCTTCTTCTGGACGTAACTCCACTGTCACTGTCTATCGAGACAATGGGAGGAGTTGCTACAAGACTGATCGAGAGAAATACAACAATTCCTACAAAGAAGAGCCAGATCTTCTCTACAGCAGCAGATAATCAGACAGCAGTTGATATCAACGTTGTACAGGGAGAAAGACAATTCGCAAGAGACAACAAGTCCCTCGGACAGTTCAGACTGGATGGAATTCCTCCGGCTCCACGTGGAATCCCGCAGATCGAGGTTACATTCGATATCGACGCAAATGGTATCGTAAATGTATCTGCAAAAGATCTGGGAACAGGAAAAGAACAGCATATTACAATTACAGCAGGATCTAATATGTCCGATGCAGATATCGACAAAGCAGTCAAAGAAGCTGCTGAATTCGAAGCACAGGATAAGAAGAGAAAAGAAGCGATCGATACAAGAAACGAAGCTGATGCGATGGTATTCCAGACAGAAAAAGCACTCAAAGAAGTGGGAGACAAACTGGATGCAGCAGATAAATCTTCTGTAGAAGCTGATGTACAGGCGCTCAAGGATATCCTTGCAAAATCTACACCGGAAGATACATCCGATGCACAGGTTGCTGAGATCAAAGCAGCAAAAGACAAACTGATGGAAAGTGCACAGAAACTGTTCACAAAGATGTATGAGCAGGCAGGTGCAGCAGGAGCAGGGGCTGCAGGCGGACCGACACCGGAGGCTGGTCCTGCACCGGAAGGATTCCAGGGAGATGACGTAGTAGACGGAGATTACAAAGAAGTTTAA
- a CDS encoding S1 RNA-binding domain-containing protein produces MSEELRTEELLTNEGHTETMADYEDHFDDANPWNRVLEYMEKKTILPVKIEGIVNGGAIAMVEGLRGFIPASKLSLSYIEDLETYLLKDVEVQVIDVDQAGNRLVLSARELLKEKERKEKEAQIASIPIGTVMSGTVETLQNYGAFVKLENGLSGLVHVSQISQKRVKNPAAVLNVGDEVQVKVIGIKDGKISLSMKALEEPEEEVVEKVEIPKAEEIGTSLGDLFKNIQL; encoded by the coding sequence ATGAGCGAAGAATTAAGAACAGAAGAATTACTGACAAACGAAGGACACACAGAGACAATGGCTGATTACGAAGATCATTTTGACGATGCCAATCCATGGAACAGGGTTTTGGAATATATGGAAAAGAAAACGATCCTCCCTGTTAAGATCGAAGGAATCGTAAATGGCGGTGCCATTGCCATGGTAGAAGGACTGCGCGGATTTATTCCGGCATCCAAACTCTCCCTTTCTTACATTGAAGATCTGGAGACTTACCTGCTCAAAGATGTGGAAGTTCAAGTGATCGATGTAGATCAGGCAGGCAACCGGCTTGTACTGTCCGCCCGTGAGCTTCTCAAAGAAAAAGAAAGAAAAGAAAAAGAAGCACAGATCGCAAGTATCCCAATCGGTACGGTTATGTCCGGTACTGTAGAGACATTACAGAACTACGGTGCATTTGTCAAACTGGAAAACGGTCTTTCCGGACTGGTACATGTTTCTCAGATTTCTCAAAAACGCGTCAAGAATCCTGCAGCTGTTTTGAATGTAGGAGATGAAGTTCAGGTCAAAGTCATCGGTATTAAAGACGGCAAGATCAGCCTGAGCATGAAAGCTTTGGAAGAACCGGAAGAAGAAGTTGTAGAAAAAGTTGAGATTCCAAAAGCCGAAGAGATCGGTACAAGCCTTGGAGATCTGTTCAAAAATATTCAGTTATAA
- the dnaJ gene encoding molecular chaperone DnaJ, whose protein sequence is MAESKRDYYEVLGVSKDADDAAIKKAYRALAKKYHPDMNPGDAEAEKKFKEASEAYAVLSDAEKRRQYDQFGHAAFEGGAGGAGGFGGFDFNGADFGDIFGDIFGDLFGGGGRRGGRANNGPMKGANIRKSIRITFEEAVFGCKKELEVILKDPCTTCGGTGAKPGTSPETCPKCGGKGQVVYTSQSFFGTVQNVQTCPNCGGSGKVIKEKCTSCSGTGYTSSKKKIEVTIPAGIDNGQSVRIREKGEPGTNGGPRGDLLVEVNVSRHPIFQRQDMHIFSTVPISFAQAALGGDVKIQTVDGAVIYNVKPGTKTDTKVRLKGKGVPSLRNSAVRGDHYVTLVIQTPEKLSAEAKEALRRFDELSGNSLHQNDSNPEKSEKKTKRKGFMDKVKEAFEGED, encoded by the coding sequence ATGGCGGAGTCAAAAAGAGATTATTACGAGGTGCTTGGTGTAAGCAAGGATGCTGACGATGCTGCGATCAAAAAGGCGTATCGTGCACTGGCGAAGAAGTACCATCCGGATATGAATCCGGGCGATGCCGAAGCAGAAAAGAAATTCAAAGAAGCATCCGAAGCCTATGCGGTACTGAGTGATGCTGAAAAACGTCGTCAGTACGACCAGTTCGGTCATGCTGCGTTTGAAGGCGGCGCAGGCGGTGCTGGCGGATTTGGAGGCTTTGACTTCAACGGCGCAGATTTTGGAGATATTTTCGGAGACATTTTCGGCGATTTGTTTGGCGGCGGCGGAAGAAGAGGCGGTCGTGCGAACAATGGCCCGATGAAAGGCGCGAATATTCGAAAGAGCATCCGTATTACATTTGAGGAAGCTGTGTTTGGCTGCAAGAAAGAACTGGAAGTGATTTTAAAAGATCCATGTACGACATGTGGAGGAACAGGTGCAAAACCGGGGACTTCTCCGGAGACGTGTCCGAAGTGTGGAGGAAAAGGTCAGGTTGTCTATACGAGTCAGTCTTTCTTCGGAACGGTACAGAACGTCCAGACCTGTCCGAACTGTGGTGGTTCCGGTAAGGTGATCAAGGAAAAATGTACATCCTGCTCCGGAACAGGATACACTTCAAGTAAGAAGAAGATTGAAGTGACCATTCCTGCAGGAATTGACAACGGACAGAGTGTACGCATCCGCGAAAAAGGAGAGCCGGGTACAAACGGAGGTCCGAGAGGAGATCTTCTGGTCGAGGTGAACGTATCCAGACATCCGATCTTCCAGCGTCAGGATATGCACATTTTCTCAACAGTGCCGATTTCATTTGCACAGGCAGCACTCGGTGGAGATGTGAAGATTCAGACTGTGGACGGAGCGGTGATCTACAATGTTAAGCCAGGTACAAAGACCGATACAAAGGTACGATTAAAAGGCAAGGGAGTCCCGTCCCTGAGAAATTCCGCAGTGCGTGGAGATCACTATGTGACACTGGTGATCCAGACGCCGGAAAAACTCAGTGCAGAGGCAAAAGAGGCACTGCGCAGATTTGATGAACTGAGTGGAAACTCACTGCATCAAAATGACAGTAATCCGGAAAAAAGCGAGAAAAAAACCAAAAGAAAAGGTTTCATGGATAAAGTAAAAGAAGCCTTTGAAGGGGAAGATTAA
- a CDS encoding ABC transporter ATP-binding protein, which produces MKIRGVKKQYHGKTVVDSVSFEIQKGKVTALIGPNGAGKSTVMSILSRLIAKDEGVVEFEGKKLEHWKSKELSKHLAILTQSNHIEMKLTVRELVAFGRFPHSGGRMTKQDKEIVAQAIDYMELKEFEDRFLDELSGGQRQRAYIAMVIAQDTEYVFLDEPTNNLDIYHASNMMKMVRKLSDELGKTVILVLHEINYAAFYSDYICAFKNGKIAKYGTVEEVIQKEVLSEIYQVDFEILNIKGKPLSVYY; this is translated from the coding sequence GTGAAGATACGTGGAGTAAAAAAACAGTATCACGGAAAAACCGTGGTGGATTCCGTTTCTTTTGAAATTCAAAAAGGAAAAGTAACTGCTCTGATCGGTCCCAATGGAGCGGGAAAATCTACTGTGATGAGCATTCTTTCCAGACTGATCGCAAAGGATGAAGGAGTGGTAGAGTTTGAAGGAAAGAAGCTGGAGCACTGGAAGAGTAAAGAATTGTCAAAGCATCTGGCGATTCTGACACAGAGTAATCATATTGAGATGAAGCTGACAGTCAGAGAGCTGGTTGCATTCGGACGGTTCCCGCATTCGGGAGGGCGGATGACCAAGCAGGATAAAGAAATCGTTGCACAGGCGATCGATTATATGGAACTAAAAGAGTTTGAAGACCGGTTTCTGGATGAATTGTCCGGAGGACAGCGGCAGAGAGCATATATCGCCATGGTCATTGCGCAGGATACGGAGTATGTCTTTTTGGATGAACCGACGAATAATCTGGATATTTATCATGCTTCGAATATGATGAAGATGGTGCGGAAGTTAAGTGACGAGCTGGGAAAAACAGTGATCCTTGTGCTTCATGAGATTAATTATGCAGCCTTTTATTCAGATTATATCTGTGCATTTAAAAACGGAAAAATCGCGAAATATGGAACCGTTGAAGAAGTCATTCAAAAAGAAGTCCTTTCTGAGATTTACCAGGTGGATTTTGAAATTTTAAATATCAAAGGAAAACCATTATCGGTATATTATTGA
- a CDS encoding iron chelate uptake ABC transporter family permease subunit, whose amino-acid sequence MHSAVHKTNSRKLLVLGILVAAAAIAYLFVDVSFSNERLFRYAMKIRIPKLMVMLVASAAIGGATIVFQTIIHNTIVTPCLLGMNSLYTLIHTAVVFFAGSGSFLAVNANVSFVVDLFLMSTTAVLVYSYLFKKTNYNVLYVLLIGTVLTSFFGSIQSTLTRIMDPNEYDSLLATLVASFNNVNSEIILAAVLVLAGIVFVLRKELALLDVLSLGRHQAINLGVDYDRAIRKLLLGVTLCIATATAMVGPISFLGLIIANLSRQFLKTYRHSQLIMGSVFFGMFVLAAGQMISEQIFVYAIPVSVFITVGGGGYFLYLLLRKRRS is encoded by the coding sequence ATGCACAGTGCAGTTCATAAGACAAACAGCAGAAAGCTTCTTGTTTTAGGGATACTGGTGGCGGCAGCAGCAATCGCCTATCTGTTTGTGGATGTTTCTTTTTCAAATGAGCGTCTGTTTCGGTATGCTATGAAAATCCGGATTCCAAAGCTGATGGTCATGCTGGTGGCATCTGCTGCCATCGGAGGGGCAACGATCGTATTTCAGACTATTATTCACAATACGATTGTGACACCATGTCTGTTGGGAATGAATTCGTTGTATACGCTGATTCACACAGCAGTGGTATTCTTTGCAGGTTCCGGAAGTTTTCTCGCTGTCAATGCGAACGTGTCTTTTGTGGTCGATCTGTTTTTAATGAGTACAACAGCTGTTTTGGTCTACAGCTATCTGTTCAAAAAAACAAACTATAATGTGTTGTATGTATTGTTGATCGGAACGGTTTTGACTTCGTTTTTCGGAAGCATTCAGAGTACGCTTACAAGAATCATGGATCCCAATGAATATGACAGCCTTCTGGCAACGCTGGTAGCAAGCTTTAACAACGTCAACTCGGAAATTATTCTGGCAGCAGTCCTGGTTCTGGCAGGTATCGTGTTTGTGTTGCGAAAAGAACTTGCGCTTTTGGACGTGTTGTCTCTTGGAAGACATCAGGCAATCAATCTGGGTGTGGATTATGACCGGGCCATCCGGAAACTTCTGCTTGGAGTGACACTCTGTATCGCGACCGCCACAGCGATGGTAGGACCGATTTCATTCCTCGGACTGATCATCGCAAATCTGTCCAGACAGTTTTTGAAAACATACCGGCATTCGCAGCTGATCATGGGATCTGTCTTCTTCGGGATGTTTGTTCTGGCGGCAGGGCAGATGATTTCGGAACAGATCTTTGTATATGCGATTCCGGTCAGTGTATTTATTACAGTAGGCGGAGGAGGATACTTTTTGTATCTTCTGTTGAGGAAAAGGAGGAGTTAG
- a CDS encoding siderophore ABC transporter substrate-binding protein encodes MRKLAKVLLAGVAALSLTACGQAEGTTGSSADTTAKEQKQQETPEKIKIQSLNANGEEISLEVPYDPERIAVLDMAALDILDNLGVGDKIVGSASTSLEYLSDYVDNEKVANLGTIKEADLEAVMECEPEVIFIGGRLASSYDALSEIAPVVYLSADVETGVVKSVTKNAETIASMFGLEDEVKEKTAGFDERIEALAEKAKGHTALVGMTTSGSFNLMGNDGRCSIIGVEIGFDNLTAAESTSTHGNEASFETVVEKNPEYIFVMDRDQAIGADGAQTAKEIMENELVMQTDAYKNGKIIYLEHPAVWYTAEGGITALDVMLSDLEESL; translated from the coding sequence ATGAGAAAATTAGCAAAAGTATTATTGGCAGGAGTGGCAGCACTCAGTCTGACAGCATGCGGGCAGGCAGAAGGAACAACAGGAAGTTCTGCGGATACAACGGCAAAGGAGCAGAAACAACAGGAAACACCTGAGAAGATCAAGATCCAGTCTCTGAATGCAAACGGAGAAGAAATTTCTCTGGAAGTACCATATGATCCGGAACGTATCGCTGTTTTGGATATGGCAGCACTGGATATCCTGGATAATCTTGGTGTTGGAGACAAAATAGTAGGTTCTGCATCTACTTCTCTGGAGTACCTTTCTGATTATGTGGATAATGAAAAGGTTGCAAATCTGGGAACGATCAAAGAGGCAGATCTGGAGGCTGTGATGGAGTGTGAGCCGGAAGTGATTTTCATCGGCGGACGTCTGGCTTCTTCCTATGACGCGCTCAGTGAAATTGCACCGGTTGTATACCTTTCGGCAGATGTGGAGACAGGTGTCGTAAAAAGCGTGACAAAAAATGCAGAGACGATTGCTTCTATGTTTGGGCTGGAAGATGAAGTAAAAGAAAAGACAGCCGGTTTTGATGAAAGAATTGAAGCATTGGCAGAAAAAGCAAAAGGGCATACAGCACTGGTAGGAATGACTACAAGCGGAAGCTTTAACTTAATGGGAAATGACGGAAGATGCTCCATTATCGGAGTGGAGATCGGATTTGACAATCTGACAGCTGCTGAAAGTACCTCAACACATGGAAATGAAGCTTCATTTGAAACAGTTGTCGAGAAAAACCCAGAGTATATTTTCGTGATGGATCGTGATCAGGCAATCGGGGCAGACGGGGCACAGACGGCAAAAGAAATTATGGAAAATGAACTTGTTATGCAGACAGATGCTTACAAAAATGGAAAAATCATCTATCTGGAACATCCGGCAGTATGGTACACTGCGGAAGGCGGAATCACTGCACTGGATGTGATGCTTTCTGATCTGGAGGAGTCCCTGTAA
- a CDS encoding ABC transporter permease — translation MLFVVSVCSLFIGVMDADLASLMQGDPEVIRLFLISRIPRLLAILCTGIGMSTAGLIMQQLCMNKFVSPTTGATISSAQLGILLALVFLPESTLLGRAVFAFVAAILGTWIFVWFVQKIRFKDVVLVPLVGIMFGNVIGGITSFIAYQYEMNQALSTWLVGHFSMVLRGRYEIVYLTVPLVVLAFVFANHFNIVGIGKEFSQNLGVPYNLVLFMGLTIAAMITASVVVVVGSISYIGLIVPNIVTMFKGDKIRGTLADTALFGALFVIVCDMISRVVIAPYELPIELIVGILGSILFVGLLLYRLKNGGRRILLGKGGRQDAQCSS, via the coding sequence GTGTTGTTCGTAGTTTCTGTCTGCTCTCTGTTTATCGGGGTGATGGATGCGGATCTGGCGTCGCTGATGCAGGGAGATCCGGAAGTGATCCGGTTGTTTCTGATTTCAAGGATTCCGCGGCTTCTGGCAATTCTGTGTACAGGAATCGGAATGAGTACAGCAGGGCTGATCATGCAGCAGCTTTGTATGAATAAGTTTGTGTCTCCGACTACGGGAGCAACGATTTCTTCGGCCCAGCTTGGAATTTTGCTGGCTCTGGTATTTCTCCCGGAGTCTACACTTCTTGGAAGAGCAGTGTTTGCGTTTGTGGCGGCGATTCTGGGAACCTGGATTTTTGTGTGGTTTGTTCAGAAAATCCGTTTTAAAGATGTGGTGCTGGTACCGTTGGTCGGAATCATGTTTGGAAATGTGATCGGAGGGATCACCAGCTTCATTGCCTATCAATACGAGATGAATCAGGCGCTGTCCACCTGGCTGGTAGGGCATTTTTCTATGGTACTGCGCGGGAGATATGAGATTGTGTATCTGACAGTACCGCTGGTTGTGCTGGCATTTGTATTTGCAAACCATTTCAATATTGTGGGGATCGGAAAAGAATTCTCTCAGAATCTGGGAGTGCCTTATAATCTGGTGCTTTTTATGGGCCTTACGATTGCGGCAATGATTACGGCGTCGGTGGTGGTAGTGGTTGGTTCGATTTCTTATATCGGTCTGATCGTTCCGAATATTGTCACCATGTTCAAGGGTGATAAGATCCGCGGAACGCTGGCAGATACGGCGCTGTTTGGCGCTTTGTTCGTTATCGTATGCGACATGATCTCGAGAGTGGTGATTGCCCCTTACGAGCTGCCTATCGAACTGATCGTAGGAATTCTCGGCAGCATCCTGTTTGTAGGACTGTTGCTGTATCGACTGAAAAACGGAGGAAGAAGAATACTTCTGGGGAAAGGAGGCAGACAGGATGCACAGTGCAGTTCATAA
- a CDS encoding MATE family efflux transporter — protein sequence MFMRKKENELQIDWKHFYLGVLALVIPMALQNLINVGVTAADVVMLGRVGETALSGSSLAGQVQYIMTLFLFGLTSGATVLTAQYWGKKDLRTIEKILGLGMRAAVFVTALFFLAAQIMPEQLLRIFTSEPEVIKEGVKYLRIVSFSYIFMGITQTYLYIMRSVERVVVATVVYLCSLLCNITINAILIFGLLGMPAMGVQGAAIGTLVSRLLEMVLVCVYSKVWNKDIKFRIAYFFKTEHVLNMDFLKYAFPVILNEVLWGLGTATNTAVLGHMGSAAVAANSVAQVARQLATVVAFGLSSATAIYLGKTIGEKKYEHAKAYAKRFVWLSVIMGVVGGVLILLISPVMAETMTLSETAKGYMRFMFFVMSYFVVGQAFNTTMVVGTFRSGGDTRFGLLLDMSTMWGCSILFGALAAFVFHCSVPVVYMILMSDEIIKIPITWRRYKSYKWLKDVTREEL from the coding sequence ATGTTTATGAGAAAAAAGGAAAATGAGCTGCAGATTGACTGGAAGCATTTTTATTTGGGTGTACTGGCACTGGTCATTCCGATGGCACTTCAGAATCTGATCAATGTGGGTGTAACGGCTGCGGATGTGGTGATGCTGGGGCGCGTAGGAGAGACAGCGCTGTCCGGATCTTCTCTTGCAGGGCAGGTGCAGTATATTATGACGTTGTTTTTGTTCGGGCTGACATCCGGAGCAACGGTTCTGACCGCACAGTATTGGGGGAAAAAGGACCTGCGGACAATCGAGAAGATTTTGGGTCTTGGAATGCGGGCTGCGGTTTTTGTGACTGCATTATTCTTTCTGGCAGCGCAGATCATGCCAGAGCAGCTTTTGCGGATATTTACAAGTGAACCAGAGGTGATCAAAGAGGGCGTGAAGTATTTGCGGATTGTTAGTTTTTCTTACATTTTTATGGGGATCACACAGACTTATCTTTATATTATGCGAAGTGTGGAACGGGTCGTTGTGGCAACGGTGGTATATTTGTGTTCCCTGCTCTGCAACATTACGATCAATGCCATTTTGATCTTCGGGCTTCTCGGAATGCCCGCCATGGGTGTGCAGGGTGCGGCAATTGGAACGCTGGTTTCCAGGCTCCTGGAGATGGTACTGGTATGTGTGTACTCGAAAGTGTGGAACAAAGATATCAAGTTCAGGATCGCCTACTTTTTTAAAACAGAGCACGTTTTAAATATGGATTTTCTGAAATACGCATTCCCGGTGATCTTAAACGAGGTGCTCTGGGGACTTGGAACTGCGACAAATACGGCAGTGCTTGGTCATATGGGAAGTGCTGCAGTTGCGGCGAATTCGGTCGCACAGGTGGCCAGACAGCTCGCAACGGTGGTAGCATTCGGACTTTCCAGTGCGACAGCGATCTATCTGGGCAAAACCATTGGAGAGAAAAAGTATGAGCATGCAAAAGCATATGCAAAGAGGTTCGTATGGCTCAGTGTGATTATGGGAGTTGTGGGAGGTGTGCTGATCCTTCTGATCTCACCGGTTATGGCAGAGACGATGACTCTGTCTGAAACAGCAAAGGGGTATATGCGGTTCATGTTCTTTGTAATGTCCTATTTTGTGGTAGGGCAGGCGTTCAACACAACGATGGTCGTGGGAACCTTCCGTTCCGGCGGAGATACCCGGTTTGGCCTGCTGCTGGATATGTCTACCATGTGGGGATGTTCCATTTTATTTGGTGCGCTCGCAGCGTTTGTGTTCCACTGCAGTGTTCCGGTGGTGTATATGATCCTGATGAGTGATGAGATCATTAAGATTCCGATCACCTGGCGCCGGTACAAGAGCTATAAATGGCTGAAGGATGTAACAAGAGAAGAATTGTAG
- a CDS encoding winged helix-turn-helix transcriptional regulator → MADIKIKKDHCPLILTHSLIGGKWKLKILWHILQGDNRFSELKKEIPGISEKVLYSNLKELEDARLLYREVIKEKKPSVIRYRLSEEGVEVRALIDAAHRFANRYAKKHIHTKK, encoded by the coding sequence ATGGCAGACATCAAAATAAAGAAAGATCACTGTCCGCTGATCCTGACACACAGTCTGATCGGAGGGAAATGGAAGCTGAAGATCTTGTGGCATATTCTGCAGGGCGATAATCGATTTTCGGAGTTAAAAAAGGAAATCCCGGGTATTTCGGAAAAAGTGTTATATTCGAATTTGAAAGAACTGGAGGATGCAAGGCTTTTATACAGGGAAGTGATCAAGGAAAAGAAGCCGTCCGTGATTCGTTACCGTCTTTCAGAAGAAGGCGTGGAGGTCAGGGCACTGATCGATGCGGCACACCGGTTTGCCAATCGGTATGCAAAAAAGCATATACATACTAAAAAGTAA
- a CDS encoding Mrp/NBP35 family ATP-binding protein: MEEQYTEGCSEESCAGCSHSGSCESQKQNAGNTAPSKAPANVGSQVKKVIGVISGKGGVGKSLVTASLARMMIEKGYTAGILDADITGPSIPKMYGVHEMAIGNEMGMLPCSAPDGTRIMSVNLLLEEEDTPVIWRGPVIAGVVTQFWSDVMWGDLDYLFVDMPPGTGDVPLTVFQSLPVDGVVIVTSPQDLVQLIVKKAYNMAKQMNIPVLGIVENYSYIKCPDCGKEIKVFGESHIDEIAKELGVPVLGKMPIDTAIAEAVEAEKFYEVTNPYLKEIDL, from the coding sequence ATGGAAGAACAATATACAGAAGGATGTTCCGAAGAGTCCTGTGCAGGATGTTCTCATTCCGGTTCCTGTGAAAGCCAGAAGCAGAATGCAGGCAATACGGCGCCATCCAAAGCACCGGCAAATGTAGGTTCCCAGGTGAAAAAAGTGATTGGAGTCATCAGCGGAAAGGGTGGCGTTGGAAAATCGCTGGTAACAGCTTCCCTGGCACGTATGATGATCGAAAAAGGATATACGGCAGGAATTTTGGATGCAGATATTACAGGTCCATCCATTCCGAAGATGTACGGAGTGCACGAGATGGCAATCGGAAACGAGATGGGAATGCTTCCGTGCAGCGCACCGGATGGAACAAGGATCATGTCCGTCAACCTGCTTTTGGAAGAGGAGGACACACCGGTCATCTGGAGAGGTCCTGTGATCGCAGGCGTTGTGACACAGTTCTGGTCAGATGTGATGTGGGGAGATTTGGATTATCTGTTCGTTGACATGCCTCCCGGAACGGGAGATGTTCCGTTGACTGTATTTCAGTCCCTGCCTGTGGATGGAGTTGTGATCGTCACCTCTCCGCAGGATCTGGTACAGCTGATCGTAAAGAAGGCGTACAACATGGCAAAACAGATGAACATTCCGGTTCTTGGAATCGTGGAAAACTACAGTTACATCAAATGTCCGGACTGCGGAAAAGAGATCAAAGTGTTCGGTGAGAGTCATATTGACGAGATTGCAAAAGAACTGGGAGTACCGGTACTTGGCAAGATGCCGATCGACACTGCGATTGCAGAAGCAGTAGAAGCAGAAAAATTTTATGAAGTGACGAACCCGTATTTGAAAGAAATCGATTTGTAG